The following DNA comes from Oncorhynchus tshawytscha isolate Ot180627B unplaced genomic scaffold, Otsh_v2.0 Un_contig_5015_pilon_pilon, whole genome shotgun sequence.
gagaggatctgcagagaagaatgggagaaactccccaagcttgtagcatgatacccaagaagactcaaggctgtaatcgctgccaaaggtgcttcaacaaataactgagtaaagagtctgaatacttatggaaatgtgataaatatatattttttaataaatgtgcaaaaatgtctaaacctgtttttgctttgtcattatggggtattgtgtgtagattgatgacggaAAAAACTatgtaattcattttagaatgaggctgtaaagtaacaacgtgggaaaagtgaaggggtctgaatactttcagaatgcaccgTGTGTGGAACGGCTGGGACTGTTTTGAGAAAGAGGTTGAACTTTCCAAAGGAAAATAAAGTGGCCCTATTGTACTACGATCACATTCCAAAAGACAACTATCCTCACCAATGGGATACCCCAGGGCGAAGTCGTTGCTCTGCGTAGCGAAGATGGAGTAGAGTCCTGCCTTGCTGTACCTGCTCTCCGGACTGGCCACGGCTAGTGTCAGAACACACACCAGGACAAACACCGACACCTTGGCTATCAGGATACTCCACAGGAACGACCAGATCACGTTATTAAAGTCCAACAGAACCATGTTCTTGAAGAGCAGCGCCGGGAGGGCGAATTTAGACACAAAGTTCCCTAATCCTTTAGCTTGACAGGAGGTGATTATGTCTGTCCTACCGGCGATGTATCCACACAGGATGATCCCAAAACACTCCAGGAGAGCCGGGAAGAGCTTGTCGATAGACATGgcttgggaggaggagaggggattgtGGGATATGTTCTTGCCATGGATGGCTACGTAGGTATCCATGGTTGTTTTGTGGTTGTAGGAGCACTAAATTACTTCACCGATGGGAATATTTTCGATATCAGAGTACAGAACAGTCACGCTGGGCACCAGTTCAGGATAATACATCCGCAATGCCCTTGTTGAAACAATAATAATCGGTGAGTTGTAGTAGGATAAGTCATACACTTTTTTTGGTTGTCAGAAAAACATATGTAATACCAAGGACCAATAGCGTTTCCTGATCAAGTGACaagtctaggaaaaactcctggccctaccaATACCCTATACAGGAGAGGGTGAATCTGTTGTTGTCAAAAAGAACCAAAACAAAGCTATTTACGAGGAGTGCAGTGCTGATGACATGCATACCACAGACATTGCATTATAGCCTACTCCCAACGGTGCATTGAAACTGCTTTCAAAACTAGTCATGGGGGATTTCAGCATGTGAGGATTGACATGAGTTAACCTTTTAGACGTGTAACTCGTGATGTCTTAAACGATGCCAATTATTGGATTTGGCGCtaggtactgtagctagctaaagttagcatgCTATTCGTTGATATTAGATGCAACTGTTAATATTACTTAGCTCGCGTGCTAAAAACATATTGCGAAAATACAACGATATAAAAGCGTCATACCTTGCACATCTGGTAACGAGATATTGCATATTTAACATGCGATTgtcatttttttatataaaactGTAGCTATATAAACGTTAGTCTAACTCTTCCTATCGACTGCTGTTgacagctagctaacagtagtacAAACGCATGCTATTATCATTTGGCGTAACGCTATTCGGGATCCTTGGCACGTCACGACATTGATGTGGCCCCAATTGAAGGTGACATGTAAAATGGTAAGAGTTAAAGGTTATGTCCCAAGGATCTCGGATAGCACTAACAATTCTCATGTGTGGCCTTTCGTTCATCAACGCCCTAAATTATGAGTGACAAACCAGGCATCCAATTAACGCCAAAGTGTGTTGTTTCGAGGAGCTATACTCGGCTTTGATTGGGTGTGAACGCGACCGCACTCTGACGTTGGTAAGGGTCTCTCAAGAGGTCTGTATAATGCGAGTTAAGACCGGTCAATAAATCAATACATTTAGGTCAATAAATCAACGAATTAGTTAAGACTAGACACCTTTAAAATAGATACAAACCTAGAATACTCCACTCGTTGCATatccccctaaaaaaaaaaatggattagATTCTAAAATAGTGTAGTTTGAGAGTGTTAGTGAAGCAACTAACTTCCTTTTATATTGTACGAGAACACAAGAAGTCTCAACTTTATTTGCTTTATTTAGAAAATCCATGTGGAAATAGTTTGCTTTGTTCTACATTGAAAAGCAGCAGGAAGAAAATACAGTCAAAAAGGCAGAAACAAAAGCAGTTGAATgcatcaaaaataaaatatatatatatatctaagtTCCCTTGAAGCCAAAGTGCATAAAGCACTCTGCAgtaccattttaaatgtcatagGGAACTCATCTCCCGTGGGCAGTTTCTGCGTGTAGCTGACCCAACTACGCTATATTTGACTTCTGGGTTAACAGAGATAACTAGGGAACAAGAGACAGAATACATTCTGAAAGAAGACTGAAAGAAAAATGTCCCCATGAGGACCGTCATTCATTATGTCTGTCACCTGAGGAGGAACTAACACACAACTTTAATGGTCCTCTTTTTAAAACGTTCCATTTCTGCTGGATGTTTCTGTCTGTTTGGTCCTAGGTAGTCTCCAATGCAAGTTGTATCTGTCTGTTTGGTCCTAGGTAGTCTCCAATGCAAGTAGTATCTGTCTGTTTGGTCCTAGGTAGTCTCCAATGCAAGTAGTATCTGTCTGTTTGGTCCTAGGTAGTCTCCAATGCAAGTAGTATCTGTCTGTTTGGTCCTAGGTAGTCTCCAATGCAAGTAgtatctgtctgtttggtctCCAATGCAAGTAGTATCTGTCTGTTTGGTCCTAGGTAGTCTCCAATGCAAGTAGTATCTGTCTGTTTGGTCCTAGGTAGTCTCCAATGCAAGTAGTATCTGTCTGTTTGGTCCTAGGTAGTCTCCAATGCAAGTAGTATCTGTCTGTTTGGTCCTAGGTAGTCTCCAATGCAAGTAGTATCTGTCTGTTTGGTCCTAGGTAGTCTCCAATGCAAGTAGTATCTGAGACACTGCCTCTGTGGGAAGAGACTACGTCCTAGTGCAGCCGACTGTCTTTGGTCAAACACACATGCTCCTGCCATTCCCCACATTCTCTATTCAGAAATGCATATTATCGTCTTTACAGATCAGAGAAAACACGGAGGCCAAACAGcacttctctctcacacatcagCATACAGCCAGCATATTCACATCCTCCTTGCATACATTAAACACTTGCAAATTCTATGAGCAAGCTCATTCATATCATAACTTCAGGATCATGTCTAACATTTTAATACAATTTAATGATTTACTTTCATAGGTCAAATATTAGATTGTCACTCTGCAAGTGGTTCTGAGACAAGCTTGATGTTAATATCAAGTAGCGGAGACGTCCCAGAGCTGTAGTACAGAAGAAGAAGATAATACTGTAACTGTATAGAAAAAAAATAGTCGTATAGAAAActtagaaaataaaaacaaatagtcCTTCCCAACAACTCAAATCATACAAAATTAAACTAACAACTGTCATGAGTGACAGTTCTTTTTTCTTTCAAGGCATAAAGAAAAcattcaattttcacctaaagtTCAATCAACGCATACTGTAACACACAAGCGTCCATTTTGTCTCTACCGTGTAAAAACACGCCGTGAACTGCACAGGAACTGTATGGAGAAGTACCCTTTTTGATGGTTAGAATATTGTAACTGATATGCTATAGTTCGGTTGCTCTTTGGCGAAGACAGGCACAGTATCCGACACGACTGTTTCTCTTAAATCTCATAAAGATCCTTCATTACAATCAGGAATTGgaaaaaaaaaaaggcacagtGAAAAATGATAACAAAAGTATACAGTTTCAACACTACATAGTGGAGCGAAACCAAATGCATAGCCTATAAAACGAGCCTCTGTTGGGACTTTGGTTGGTTTGGAGTGCTGTTCGTTAAATGAGAATATTCTGTCAACTCCAGGCAGAGAAACACATGGTTGCGTGAGTCCCACTGCAAATATGGTCCTTCCATGGAGGTGCTATAAGCCTCATAGACAGAGGCAGTGGGAGTGACATACTTACATGCATGTActctgagggagaggagaggaggggaggggagggaaggggaggggaggggaggggagacatcCCAAAAACGAGCGCTTCACCTGGGGATAGGGGGTAGTGGGGGGGCACCCCTGGACTTTTTATCTGAACCTGGACAGGAAAGAAGAGGAAAATAAGGTGGACATGTCAAGCAGGCTGTCAAGGACAGGAAGATACTCTGAAGGCTGGAAACCTTCAGGAGGAAACAGATTTGGGACAAATCAATACATATAGAAAACTCTTGATTTAGCGTTGCTATTTTTTAAAGCACAGCGCAAGAATTTCAAAGTATTTGACGTGCATTTGACCCAGATCTGGGAGGAAAGCCCTTGGTTCCTACCTCTGCCGTCAGTCTTGGACAACTTGCTGGGGTATGTCTTCTGACAGGACACGTAAGGCTCTGGGACAGGGAGGTCTGAGACAGGGTGGAACTGGAACCGGGCCTCCCACtcatctgacagagagagaaacacaactCTCAGCTAGGTCAATTAAAGACCTATATGGGTTCAAACCCGGGTCTTCTCTGCACCACAAaactgttagcccactgagctgaaGCCAAGTCATTAGCAATGGGAGCTAAGGGCACATCAGGGAGTAAGGTCTCAAGCAGGATTACTCATCATATGAATTCCTTCCGTTACACTCACCAACGTGTTGGTGATGGGAGTTCTGGAAGCCGTTGCCCatgggaggaggtgggggaggagggcctCCTATTCCCGGTCGGTCTGGTGGAAGCGGGGGCCGTTGTCCCCCACGGGAGGGCTCTGCTCCCGGGCGGTTAGGAGGTGAAGGGACTGGGGATGACCTTATACTGCCTCCACGTGGAcctgaggagggagggggagggagcggGCCTGGGGGAGAAGAGGTTACACCACAGAGTTCAATGCAACACTAGTTCTATATAATAGTATCATGTATATCATCGCTATAAGTCACATCATAGCTACAAACTACATTCCATCCAGTCTCAAAACACATACACGGTGTCCTGATGTCTGACCAAGCTGACCACAGAAAGGTTAACTATGTTTCTAGTTGCTAAGCTAACCCAAAAAGAGACAGTGGTCATCATTATATGACCTGAAGGCAGGCTGAAGGAAGCAGCATCCTTACCCGTCCGTCCTGGGGGTTTTTACCCAGAGGGGGCGGCCTCTCACTGGGAGGGGGTGGCAGTGGTCCTGACCGGCCAGGTGGCGGCGCCGGCGAGTTGAGTGAAATGTTCCTCTGTGGTAGTCTGGGGGTGTGTTCGTCTCCTCCCGCAGGCGTTGGGGGCAACAGTGGAGGGCCCGGTCtgccaggagggagagggggagctcCACCACCGCCGATGGAGGGCCGAGAGGAAGACGAGCTGGGGGGCTTGGAGTTGAAAGATGGTGGCGGTGGTCCATCTCTGGATATGGAGGACCGGTGGCCcccaggggtgggggtgggggccagGGGTCCTCTGAGGGTCTGCCAGGGTGGGGGGCTGGGGGTAGAGGGGGACGTCCACTACTGGGAACCGGAGGGGCCCCAAAGGAGGGTTTTGGCCCAGACGGGGCCCCTATAGGGCCAGGGGGAGGGGGCAAGCCTTGGTGTCTGCCTGCGAGGTTGGGTGGTGGAGGTGCCGGGGCTGAGCTGGGGATCCGGGCTCCTCCTGGAACAGGCGGGGTCCCTCGGCTCTGGAAGTTCTGGTTGGGCCGTGGGGTGTTGGGGATTGGGGGAGGGGGTCCGCCAGGGGTCTCTGGTCGCGGGGGGCCTGCCCGTCCCCTGGGGAGGTCGGGGGCGCTGCTCCGGGGAAAGGCTGGGGCCCCTGAGAACCGTGGAGGGCCAGCGGAGGGGCCCCCACCACCAAACGGTCTGGGGCCTGAGGAACGGCCGCCTGGAGGTACCATGGGGGTCTAGGGCCTCCTGTGGAAGCATAAGGGTTTCAAACATCACACACTTTGTCTAACATCATTTTGTCTTACATGGGGCTATGGTTAAAAACAACCAACCAACTAGTGCCCTCTATGCATTACAGAAATATATGTAGCCCTTGTCACCTAGTGGCTGGTGTGACTGTGAGACCAGGGGAGAATTGGGGTAGAAGTTAGCGAGCCGCAACTCTCGATTAGCGAGCCAGTGTTTCTGCCATGGACGACGCATGTGGGCTGTGCTTGTGGCAAGTTGTCAAACGTTTGGTCAGcaacttttgtttatttttctgTAAATGGTTTTACCGCTTACTCAAGTAAATGACAGCTATGATTTGTATTGCAGTAACGTCTTCAACACTGTTGGGGGGGAAGCGGCTTGGAAGCCGGTTGTAAACTGGGAACAGggtacagggaacagggaacagggtacagggaacagggtacagggaacagggaacagggtacagggaacagggaacagggtacagggaacaggaacagggggaacagggtacagggtacagggaacagggaacagggaacagggaacagggggaacagggaacagggtacagggaacagggtacagggaacagggtacagggaacagggaacaggaacagggaacagggaacagggaacagggaacagggaacagggaacagggaacagggtacagggaacagggaacagggaacagggaacagggtacagggaacagggtacagggaacagggaacagggtacagggaacagggtacagggaacagggaacagggtatAGCACAGGAACTATGAAACGCTTTTAACAATGTAATATGAACGGTGTCTTTTTACTAATGTTGTGTATTTAATAAAGTATTTGGAGTTTTAATATGGCTATTTTATAAAGGAGCCAGGGTTATAATTATTGTTTAGATTTTTCAAATAATTTTGTGTCCCTTATTAGGTTGTTTTTTGGTTTGTCTTGTCCGCAAATGAGCTGGTATTCGGGCAAAAGATTTGGGATTGCCCCTAGCAAGTGGACTAGTTTAATATTCTTTGTTATATGTTTGTTTATATGTTGCGTCGCCCTTTCTGCAGAGTCCTCCAGGGCAGGCTGGTTTTAGAAGGGAACTATTTGGTTAGAGAGCAAAGGCAAGTCGTATGAATTTACATGCGTGTTTTCGCATACTAATATCACCAGTGTGTTATTATCTTTCAAAGAGTGTTTAGTCACCAGTGTTATCTTACAAAGAGTGTTTAGTCACCAGTGTTATCTTACAAAGAGTGTTTAGTCACCAGTGTTATCATCTTACAAAGAGTGTTTAGTCACCAGTGTGTTATCATCTTACAAAGAGTGTTTAGTCACCAGTGTGTTATCATCTTACAAAGAGTGTTTAGTCACCAGTGTGTTATCATCTTACAAAGAGTGTTTAGTCACCAGTGTTATCTTACAAAGAGTGTTTAGTCACCAGTGTTATCTTACAAAGAGTGTTTAGTCATCAGTGTTATCTTACAAAGAGTGTTTAGTCATCAGTGTGTTATCATCTTACAAAGAGTGTTTAGTCACCAGTGTTATCTTACAAAGAGTGTTTAGTCACCAGTGTTATCTTACAAAGAGTGTTTAGTCATCAGTGTGTTATCTTACAAAGAGTGTTTAGTCATCAGTGTTATCTTACAAAGAGTGTTTAGTCATCAGTGTTATCTTACAAAGAATGTGAATatacttaatgtaaagtgtttaCATGCAAGTCTTGGCTTTACTTCTTGCCCTGCTGCTATCTATCCATAATGTATGTCTTCTAtaccaggggttcccaaactccTTCACTCGTCCAGCACTGGGGAACTTCACTCCCCAAGGTCTGCAACACTAAGATGACGAGAgcaactgatgatgcactacctcATGTTGAAATTGTGCCTTGTGCATTCCAcgattacaactttcaagagtacgTTTAAAGTTGGACTGAGttacttttttttggggggggggacccCTGCCGACCCCCTCCGAGCCAGTGTGTCTTTGGGGTCATGCATTGTATTATTGTTTTGTTATGTAATAAACCTTGGCACTTTGGTCAACTCTGACAGACCTGTAATTGACTTGTCTTGAGGACCGCCCCTCGTGTAGAACAAGGTGGCGCAGTACAGTTTACATATAGCAACACATTACACTTGTTCCAGATAGTTATCATGGCTTATCTCAAACACAGCTTACTAACCACATTAATACAACCTCTAGAGGCTGCCGCAGTACAGTGTAATCTCTAGAGGCTGCCGCAGTACAGTGTAATCTCTAGAGGCTGCCGCAGTACATTGTAATCTCTAGAGGCTGCCGCAGTACAGTGTAATCTCTAGAGGCTGCCGCAGTACATTGTAACCTCTCGAGGCTGCTGCAGTACAGTGTAACCTCTAGAGGCTGCTGCAGTACAGTGTAACCTCTAGAGGCTGCCGCAGTACAGTGTAACCTCTAGAGGCTGCTGCAGTGCATTGTAACCTCTAGagcatgggtgtcaaactctggcccgtgggccaaatttggcccgcggggtaattgtatttggcccgcgagacaataccaaattactactagagctggcccgccggtattatacagcgcattcaccactaatactacgaatcccataatgctctgctgttttcgcgcgccaatcaggacaggacccagaaacgctctctcctctgtgacagtagtcatagcaacatagacgctacaactgtcagtgagctaacccttcccaaaaatggcgaaaagaaaggcagaaaacaggagctttctggacaagtgggaggcagaatatctgtttacatatgtaaaagacaaacctgtttgtcttgtttgtggagtcaacgtggctgtaagtaaggagtacaacattagacgacactatgaaacgaaacaccatgacaaatacaaggacctggacatgactcaaaggagccagaaagtagaggagatgaaaagaagtttggtttcacaacagaatatgtttaaaaagtcacatcacaaagcgaggctgctgtaaaggctagttatatagtggcagcagagatcgcaaaatcagcccggccctttaatgagggagagttcatgaaaaagtgcatgatgaaggtttgtgacctcgtatgcccagagaaaaaacaagcattttcaaacgtgagcctgagcaggaacacagtagctgatcgcacatgtgatcttgccaccaatctgtatgaccagctgatggaaaagggaaaagattttgttgcgttctccctcgctgtggatgagagctgcgacgcatctgatactgctcagctgtcagtcttcatccgtggagtggactcaaatctgtgtgttacagaggagctattaggattcaaatcaatgcatggcacaaccacaggaaaggaaatctttgaggaggtttccaaatgtgtaactgaaataaagctgccgtgggataaactcgttggattaacgacagatggtgcgccagcgatgtgcggtaaaaagagtggactggtgggcatggttcgggagaagatgcgggaagagaactgtgcaggtgagctaactgtttaccactgcatcatacatcaggaagcactgtgtgccaaagccctaaagatggaacatgttatgaccacagtaacacaggtagttaactttataagagccaaaggtctaaatcaccgccagtttaaatcttttctggaggagtgtggttcggaatacgcagacgtgccgtatcacacagaggtgagatggctaagcagaggaaaagtactgaacagatgtttcgagctgcgtgaggaaatatgtcaattcctggaaaccaaagggaaggatacagcagagctccgggagcaaaagttcctgtgtgagctggcctttctctgtgacatctcgagccatctcgatgcgctgaacctgcagcttcaggggcgcatcatcacagacatgtacgctgcagtgagggccttcaaaactaaactgtgcctgtgggagaatcagatgctgcaaggaaacccttgccattttccctgctgccaatccataaaagcgcagatctctaccgccgtgttcccatgcgcacagtttgctgaaaaactcagtgttctcgcctctgagtttagccggcgatttgccgacttcgatgcccagaaatgcaagtttgaactgcttagtaatcccttcgcagttgatgtggaaaatgcaccaaccaacatccaaatggagctgattgaactccagtgcaacgacacgctgaggtcaaagtatgatgctgtgggcgccgcacagtttccacggttcatccctgacacaatgcctcagctccgcacccaagctgctcagatgctctccatgttcggcagcacttatctatgcgagcaacttttctcctcgatgaagatgaccaaaacaactcacaggagacgtctgactgatgaacatcttcgctcgatactgaggatttcttcagctcagagcttgagcccagacattgatgaactagcatccaagaagagatgccaggtatctggcttgggcacatcagattagaccagtgtgcaataattaacgttttctttatgcactttttcttgctacaaggcatgggcttgaatggttgattgatttattatcattttatttgtaaaattattagccagtggaaaaagtttattttggtatttaaatcagaaggctgcaaatagaaaagaggcatacaatttttatttaaattttatttatttaataaatgaatgccattgatgtgttttttcatttgaaattcgattttgcatgtctccactattaaattatatattgtatggtaataagcgatgcttgttccatattcaatgttaaagcaaaacttgtttgggtccatattaaaaggttaatttgttcaatgttggcccgtgactttgttcaggttttacattttggcccactgggtatttgagtttgacacccctgctctagagGCTGCTGCAGTGCATTGTAACCTCTCGAGGCTGCTGCAGTACATTGTAACCTCTAGAGGCTGCTGCAGTACATTGTAACCTCTAGAGGCTGCTGCAGTACATTGTAATCTCTAGAGGATGCTGCAGTACATTGTAACCTCTAGAGGATGCTGCAGTACATTGTAACCTCTAGAGGCTGCTGCAGTACATTGTAATCTCTAGAGGATGCTGCAGTACATTGTAACCTCTAGAGGATGCTGCAGTACATTGTAACCTCTAGAGGCTGCTGCAGTACATTGTAATCTCTAGAGGATGCTGCAGTACATTGTAACCTCTAGAGGATGCTGCAGTACATTGTAACCTCTAGAGGCTGCTGCAGTACATTGTAATCTCTAGAGGCTGCTGCAGTACATTGTAACCTCTAGAGGCTGCTGCAGTACATTGTAATCTCTAGAGGATGCTGCAGTACATTGTAACCTCTAGAGGATGCTGCAGTACATTGTAACCTCTAGAGGCTGCTGCAGTACATTGTAATCTCTTATTATACACATGGATTATTACCGTTACTGTTCCCTCCTGAGGACCGAAGCTTGGGCATGCCTCCTGCAAAGAGACCTCCTAGTACTGGTCCTCCTCCTCCGCCACCTCCTccgccacctcctcctccacctcctcctccacctcctcctcctcctccctccacctcctccacctcctccacctccacctttgGGTTCtgtgaaaagaaagaaagaaaggtatTCAATCTCTTTTCCTCCGGCACAAGACCATAGCCTTTGAAATCTAATTATCTACAGAAGGCCTTTGTAGGTTTCAAGTAGATTCCATATTTCCTAATGGTTT
Coding sequences within:
- the LOC112242717 gene encoding LOW QUALITY PROTEIN: WAS/WASL-interacting protein family member 1 (The sequence of the model RefSeq protein was modified relative to this genomic sequence to represent the inferred CDS: inserted 3 bases in 2 codons; deleted 2 bases in 1 codon), whose translation is MPPPPPPPAPPPPPTFAVANTQKPSLSKNEAQGRNALLSDIGKGARLKKAVTNDRSQPVIDKPKGGGGGGGGGGXGGGGGGGGGGGGGGGGGGGGGGGPVLGGLFAGGMPKLRSSGGNSNGNNPPMVPPGGRSSGPRPFGGGGPSAGPPRFSGAPAFPRSSAPDLPRGRAGPPRPETPGGPPPPIPNTPRPNQNFQSRGTPPVPGGARIPSSAPAPPPPNLAGRHQGLPPPPGPIGAPSGPKPSFGAPPVPSSGRPPLPPAPHPGRPSEDPWPPPPPLGHRSSISRDGPPPPSFNSKPPSSSSSRPSIGGGGAPPLPPGRPGPPLLPPTPAGGDEHTPRLPQRNISLNSPAPPPGRSGPLPPPPSERPPPLGKXPPGRTGPLPPPPSSGPRGGSIRSSPVPSPPNRPGAEPSRGGQRPPLPPDRPGIGGPPPPPPPMGNGFQNSHHQHVDEWEARFQFHPVSDLPVPEPYVSCQKTYPSKLSKTDGRGSDKKSRGAPPLPPIPR